A single window of Usitatibacter rugosus DNA harbors:
- the pyrC gene encoding dihydroorotase, producing METITITRPDDWHVHLRDGEVLAPMVAATAKQFARAIVMPNLKPPVTTVALAEAYRGRVLAALPKGARFEPLMTLYLTDNTPPAEIERAKASGFVKAVKYYPAGATTNSDSGVSDLRKCDAVLEAMQGAGLPLLVHGEVTDAEVDVFDREAVFVERTLGPLVKRFPKLKIVVEHITTHEAAAFVERAPENVGATITPQHLLLNRNALFAGGLRPHHYCLPVLKREPHRRALVKVATSGNPKYFLGTDSAPHAKGAKESCCGSAGVFSAHTAIELYAEAFEAAGALDKLEGFASHHGADFYGLPRNTAKVTLERVEWEVPAEYPFGATTIVPMRAGEKLRWRLA from the coding sequence ATGGAAACGATCACGATCACCCGCCCCGACGACTGGCACGTGCATCTGCGCGACGGCGAGGTGCTGGCACCGATGGTGGCGGCAACGGCAAAGCAGTTCGCGCGTGCGATCGTGATGCCGAACTTGAAGCCGCCGGTGACGACGGTGGCGCTCGCGGAGGCGTATCGCGGCCGCGTGCTGGCTGCGCTGCCGAAGGGCGCGCGCTTCGAGCCGCTGATGACCCTCTACCTCACCGACAACACGCCGCCCGCCGAGATCGAGCGCGCCAAGGCGAGCGGCTTCGTGAAGGCGGTGAAGTACTACCCGGCGGGTGCCACGACGAATTCGGACTCCGGCGTCTCCGACCTTCGCAAGTGCGATGCGGTGCTGGAGGCGATGCAGGGCGCCGGCCTGCCGCTGCTGGTCCACGGCGAGGTGACGGATGCCGAGGTCGATGTCTTCGATCGCGAGGCGGTGTTCGTCGAGCGCACGCTGGGCCCGCTCGTGAAGCGCTTCCCCAAGCTGAAGATCGTGGTCGAGCACATCACGACGCACGAGGCCGCGGCGTTCGTCGAGCGCGCGCCGGAGAACGTCGGCGCCACGATCACGCCGCAGCACCTGCTGCTCAACCGTAACGCCCTCTTCGCCGGCGGCCTGCGTCCCCACCACTACTGCTTGCCGGTGCTGAAGCGCGAGCCGCATCGCAGGGCGCTGGTGAAGGTCGCGACGTCGGGCAATCCCAAGTACTTCCTCGGCACCGACTCCGCGCCGCACGCCAAGGGCGCGAAGGAGAGCTGCTGCGGCTCCGCGGGCGTCTTCAGCGCGCACACGGCGATCGAGCTCTACGCCGAGGCGTTCGAGGCGGCCGGCGCGCTCGACAAGCTCGAGGGCTTCGCGAGCCACCACGGCGCGGACTTCTACGGCCTGCCGCGCAACACCGCGAAGGTGACGCTCGAGCGCGTCGAGTGGGAAGTGCCCGCCGAGTATCCCTTCGGTGCGACGACGATCGTGCCGATGCGCGCCGGCGAGAAGCTGCGCTGGCGCCTCGCGTAA
- a CDS encoding mandelate racemase/muconate lactonizing enzyme family protein — protein MGRCHHRLSTQPVTAAVREIKRLCVGQDALAIEALYDRVHKALYLTANGILLSALGGITTACWDILGKSSKLPLYQLLGGRVHEKLRAYANGWYTGGRTPEAFADGAAAVVERGYTALKFDPFGANYRFMSNRERSLSLDLVEAVRDRVGEDVDLIIEAHDRFTVPEAIRLAGELQPYSPLGLEAAVWSEDIDALRQVAASSPIRIMAGERFCTPRQFDDLCAGGLFDIVQPEYVELGGISRLRDVAGIADAHGASLAPHNARCPISTAVNVHFMTATRNAYIQETFDDFHVPWARDLFVGVPEVKDGYFTVSDRPGLGIEVNEALFEKHPYSEHFFMNLFAEGWEKRNAKPSGEK, from the coding sequence GTGGGGCGATGCCACCACCGGCTCTCCACGCAGCCGGTCACCGCGGCGGTGCGCGAGATCAAGCGCCTCTGCGTCGGCCAGGACGCGCTCGCGATCGAGGCGCTGTACGACCGCGTCCACAAGGCGCTCTATCTCACGGCGAACGGGATTCTCCTGTCCGCACTGGGCGGCATTACCACGGCGTGCTGGGACATCCTCGGCAAGTCGTCGAAGCTGCCGCTCTATCAACTGCTCGGCGGGCGCGTGCACGAGAAGCTCCGTGCTTACGCGAACGGCTGGTACACGGGCGGACGGACGCCGGAGGCCTTCGCCGACGGTGCCGCGGCCGTCGTCGAGCGCGGCTATACCGCGCTCAAGTTCGATCCGTTCGGCGCGAACTACCGCTTCATGAGCAACCGCGAGCGAAGCCTGAGCCTCGATCTCGTCGAGGCCGTGCGCGACCGCGTGGGCGAGGACGTCGACCTCATCATCGAGGCGCACGACCGCTTCACCGTGCCCGAGGCGATTCGCCTCGCGGGCGAGCTGCAGCCGTATTCCCCGCTCGGACTCGAGGCCGCCGTGTGGTCGGAAGACATCGACGCGCTGCGGCAGGTCGCGGCGTCGAGCCCGATCCGCATCATGGCGGGCGAGCGCTTCTGCACGCCGCGACAGTTCGACGACCTCTGCGCGGGCGGCCTGTTCGACATCGTGCAGCCCGAGTACGTGGAGCTGGGCGGCATCTCGCGGCTGCGCGACGTGGCGGGCATTGCCGACGCGCACGGCGCCTCGCTCGCACCCCACAACGCGCGCTGCCCGATCAGCACGGCGGTGAACGTGCACTTCATGACGGCGACCCGCAACGCGTACATCCAGGAGACGTTCGATGACTTCCACGTTCCCTGGGCGCGCGACCTCTTCGTGGGCGTGCCGGAGGTGAAGGATGGCTACTTCACTGTGTCCGACCGCCCCGGCCTCGGCATCGAGGTGAACGAGGCCCTCTTCGAGAAGCACCCGTATTCCGAGCATTTCTTCATGAACCTCTTCGCCGAAGGCTGGGAAAAGCGCAACGCCAAGCCCAGCGGCGAGAAATAG
- a CDS encoding dihydrodipicolinate synthase family protein, with the protein MAQPFFRGVYVILPTPFDDRGNLDLEGLKRVVDFSIDCGSHGVVGPANASEAPYLSDAERRQVVEVTAKQTAGRVPYVAGITASCAPLAVEWAKHAEQSGADMVMAMPPFIQRASDNEIRAFYTAIGEATKLPVCIQNYQGPGGTPLSAPFMTGLVRDLPTVKYVKEETDFPGPMVTQLRELAGDNLKGVMGGKAGRHLLDEYRRGVCGTMPACEVADLHAKLWAELEAGSPEARETYRKLLPLLLFETSYGVAVYKEVLRRRGVIKSAYHRQSGGRVLDAGAQAELGAILADLAPMMNAKHKLVA; encoded by the coding sequence ATGGCCCAACCCTTCTTCCGGGGCGTGTACGTGATCCTGCCCACGCCCTTCGACGACCGCGGCAACCTCGACCTCGAGGGCCTGAAGCGCGTGGTCGACTTCAGCATCGACTGCGGCTCGCATGGCGTGGTCGGCCCGGCGAATGCGAGCGAGGCTCCGTATCTCTCGGACGCCGAGCGCCGCCAGGTGGTGGAAGTCACGGCGAAGCAGACCGCCGGCCGCGTGCCCTATGTCGCGGGCATCACGGCGTCGTGCGCGCCGCTCGCGGTCGAGTGGGCGAAGCACGCGGAGCAGAGCGGGGCGGACATGGTGATGGCGATGCCGCCCTTCATCCAGCGCGCTTCCGACAACGAGATCCGCGCGTTCTACACGGCGATCGGCGAGGCGACGAAGCTGCCGGTGTGCATCCAGAACTACCAGGGCCCGGGCGGCACGCCGCTCTCGGCACCATTCATGACAGGGCTGGTGCGCGACCTCCCGACCGTGAAGTACGTGAAGGAAGAGACGGACTTCCCGGGACCGATGGTCACGCAGCTGCGCGAGCTCGCCGGAGACAACTTGAAAGGCGTGATGGGCGGCAAGGCGGGGCGTCACCTGCTCGACGAATACCGCCGCGGCGTGTGCGGCACGATGCCCGCGTGCGAAGTGGCGGACCTGCACGCCAAGCTCTGGGCCGAGCTCGAGGCCGGCAGCCCCGAAGCGCGCGAGACGTACCGCAAGCTCCTGCCGCTGCTGCTCTTCGAGACGAGCTACGGCGTGGCGGTCTACAAGGAAGTCCTGCGCCGCCGCGGCGTGATCAAGAGCGCGTACCACCGCCAGTCCGGCGGGCGCGTCCTCGATGCCGGAGCGCAGGCGGAGCTGGGCGCGATCCTGGCCGACCTCGCGCCGATGATGAACGCGAAGCACAAGCTGGTGGCCTAG
- the rsmI gene encoding 16S rRNA (cytidine(1402)-2'-O)-methyltransferase: MTRRALETLHGVDVIAAEDTRVTRGLLSHYGIGTRLVALHEHNERRAAEQVVGWLGEGKRVALVSDAGTPAVSDPGALVVDRVRAAGFPVFPIPGASALTAALSASGIEADGVLFAGFLPAKGKERREKLAALAASPWALVLYESPHRIEQTLGDLHESLGDRDVVVARELTKRFETITRVPLAEAVAWIGANPDRVRGEFVLVIEPRPVEAAAGPDPRAVLELLLAEVHVKGAAAIAAKLCGRPKKEMYELALEISGKK, translated from the coding sequence ATGACCCGTCGTGCCCTGGAGACACTGCACGGCGTGGATGTGATCGCGGCGGAGGACACGCGCGTCACGCGCGGCCTGCTGTCCCACTACGGGATCGGCACGCGCCTGGTCGCGCTGCACGAGCACAACGAGCGCCGCGCGGCCGAGCAGGTGGTCGGCTGGCTCGGCGAAGGCAAGCGCGTGGCGCTGGTCTCGGATGCCGGCACGCCCGCGGTGAGCGATCCGGGCGCGTTGGTCGTCGATCGCGTTCGCGCCGCCGGCTTTCCCGTCTTTCCCATTCCGGGTGCCAGCGCGCTCACCGCGGCGCTGTCCGCGAGCGGCATCGAGGCCGACGGCGTGCTCTTCGCGGGGTTCCTCCCCGCCAAGGGAAAGGAACGTCGCGAGAAGCTCGCGGCCCTTGCGGCGTCACCCTGGGCCCTGGTGCTCTACGAGTCCCCGCATCGCATCGAGCAGACGCTCGGCGACCTGCACGAGTCGCTGGGCGATCGCGACGTGGTCGTCGCACGCGAGCTCACCAAGCGCTTCGAGACCATCACCCGCGTGCCGCTCGCGGAGGCCGTCGCGTGGATCGGCGCCAACCCGGATCGCGTGCGCGGCGAGTTCGTGCTCGTGATCGAGCCGCGCCCCGTCGAGGCGGCCGCGGGTCCCGATCCGCGCGCGGTGCTCGAGCTCCTGCTCGCCGAGGTGCACGTGAAGGGCGCCGCCGCGATCGCCGCCAAGCTCTGCGGCCGCCCGAAGAAGGAGATGTACGAGCTTGCCCTCGAGATCTCGGGGAAGAAATAA
- a CDS encoding DUF3025 domain-containing protein — translation MEWTAARAALRNPAFAPLAPALALLPTDRWPTHAELTELAHGIVTSRGKALQFIAPRGHTDRERRYYELHIADTGEVETRPENWHDLFNALSWIAFPKSKAAINAQHAAILEERGEEEAKRRSPERDALTLFDEGGVIVASSDARVFERIRGFAWKELFWGERVGLAKTTRFVAFGHNLFEKMLDPHLGIVAKTVFVPLAESFDADEALAAHFATRANFTSPKAMAPMPVLGIPGWHPGTETEVYYDDKDQFRGSRPRP, via the coding sequence ATGGAGTGGACGGCAGCGCGCGCCGCGCTTCGCAACCCCGCGTTCGCGCCGCTCGCCCCCGCGCTGGCGCTCCTCCCAACGGACCGCTGGCCCACGCACGCCGAGCTCACTGAGCTAGCGCACGGCATCGTGACGTCGCGGGGCAAGGCGCTCCAGTTCATCGCGCCCCGCGGCCACACCGATCGCGAGCGCCGCTACTACGAGCTGCACATCGCCGACACGGGCGAGGTCGAAACCCGGCCCGAGAACTGGCACGACCTCTTCAACGCGCTCTCGTGGATCGCTTTTCCGAAGTCCAAGGCCGCGATCAATGCGCAGCACGCCGCGATCCTCGAGGAACGCGGTGAGGAGGAGGCGAAGCGCAGGAGCCCCGAGCGCGATGCGCTGACCCTTTTCGACGAAGGCGGCGTGATCGTGGCCTCGAGTGACGCACGCGTCTTCGAGCGCATCCGCGGCTTCGCGTGGAAGGAGCTCTTCTGGGGCGAACGCGTGGGCCTCGCGAAGACGACGCGCTTCGTCGCCTTCGGCCACAACCTTTTCGAGAAGATGCTCGATCCGCACCTGGGCATCGTCGCGAAGACGGTCTTCGTCCCGCTCGCGGAATCGTTCGATGCGGACGAGGCCCTCGCCGCGCATTTCGCGACTCGCGCGAACTTCACCTCGCCCAAGGCGATGGCGCCGATGCCGGTGCTCGGAATCCCGGGCTGGCACCCGGGCACGGAGACCGAGGTGTACTACGACGACAAGGACCAGTTCCGCGGGTCGAGGCCGCGGCCCTGA
- a CDS encoding carbohydrate ABC transporter permease — protein sequence MPSARRNRWGLIATYAVLALAAAFVLFPLLWALSASFKGPTDVLASPPRWIPPTFDFSNYTRGLFAPKFLRYIGNSLLVVAGALVVSVGLAVHAAYAVSRFRFRGKDALLFIIWSTVMIPGVSIIVPLYLLAVDLKVYDTLFVVIIAYSAWLVPTLIWLLRGFIETVPYELEESALVDGCSRLKAFYVVVLPLLRPGLAAASVLVFVTIWNDFLLAFSLTLKDENRLLQVGLYSFVTELGIEWGPLMAATIGSTIPVVLAFALLQRQFIQGLTGGAVKG from the coding sequence GTGCCTAGCGCCCGCCGCAATCGCTGGGGGCTCATCGCCACGTACGCCGTGCTGGCGCTCGCGGCCGCCTTCGTGCTGTTTCCGTTGCTGTGGGCGCTCTCGGCGTCGTTCAAGGGACCGACGGACGTGCTCGCATCGCCGCCGCGCTGGATCCCGCCGACGTTCGACTTCAGCAATTACACCCGCGGCCTCTTCGCGCCCAAGTTCCTGCGCTATATCGGCAACAGCCTGCTGGTGGTTGCGGGCGCGCTGGTGGTGAGCGTGGGGCTCGCGGTGCACGCGGCCTACGCCGTGTCGCGCTTCCGCTTCCGCGGCAAGGACGCGCTGCTCTTCATCATCTGGTCGACGGTGATGATTCCGGGCGTGTCGATCATCGTCCCCCTGTACCTGCTGGCCGTGGACCTCAAGGTCTACGACACGCTCTTCGTCGTGATCATCGCGTACTCCGCGTGGCTCGTGCCCACGCTGATCTGGCTGCTGCGCGGCTTCATCGAGACCGTGCCCTACGAGCTCGAGGAGTCGGCGCTGGTCGACGGCTGCTCGCGCCTGAAGGCGTTCTACGTCGTCGTGCTGCCGTTGCTGCGCCCCGGCCTCGCGGCCGCGAGCGTACTGGTGTTCGTGACGATCTGGAACGACTTCCTGCTCGCCTTCAGCCTCACGTTGAAGGACGAGAACCGGCTCCTGCAGGTGGGCCTGTACTCGTTCGTCACCGAGCTGGGCATCGAATGGGGCCCGCTCATGGCCGCCACCATCGGCTCGACGATCCCGGTCGTCCTCGCCTTCGCGCTGCTGCAGCGCCAATTCATCCAGGGCCTCACCGGCGGGGCCGTGAAGGGTTGA
- a CDS encoding penicillin-binding protein activator, with protein MSRSNAILLVLFAALVGPPAFSADPPPRTTTPRSEPAPKVEAAPKPVDDIDPATGFARSTVVRPLRDSSAPNTPAPPGSPAQFGPPPAATPALPPPSAPLMPGMPGTPSSASPKPHIALILPIGSPQLGRLADAVRQGFAAAAEAEGKNALPIVLTNVGDDGAAAIEACARSQAAGAILVITGLTRDGASAVAKSECTSRTPVLTLNQPTEDTGVHPQLYSISLSLEQEARQAALLAVSEGWHSAILIASKSALAQRVQAAFEQEWVRAAGEVAGRVTFSGGPEDAPLVKERLAQMSRGDMVFLALDSPDSRLVRPYVSGMLPVYATSLSVDPRAEATVNVDLQGVRYVDMPWFVQPDHPAVMVYPQPRTPMPVDFERLYALGIDAYRIATVLVQGDRSKLTLDGVTGKITLEGNQFARALIPAEVDGGRVVPLRNR; from the coding sequence ATGTCGCGATCCAACGCGATTCTCCTCGTTCTCTTCGCCGCCCTCGTGGGCCCGCCCGCATTCTCGGCCGACCCACCGCCGCGCACAACCACGCCGCGCTCCGAGCCCGCGCCCAAGGTCGAAGCGGCGCCGAAGCCGGTGGACGATATCGATCCCGCGACAGGTTTCGCACGCTCCACCGTCGTTCGCCCGCTGCGTGACTCTTCGGCACCGAACACGCCCGCCCCGCCCGGCTCTCCCGCGCAATTCGGCCCGCCGCCGGCCGCCACGCCCGCGCTGCCGCCGCCCTCCGCGCCGTTGATGCCGGGCATGCCGGGCACGCCGTCGTCCGCTTCGCCCAAGCCGCACATCGCGCTCATCCTTCCCATCGGATCGCCGCAGCTGGGCCGCCTCGCCGATGCCGTTCGCCAGGGTTTCGCCGCGGCCGCCGAGGCCGAGGGCAAGAACGCGCTGCCGATCGTGCTCACCAACGTCGGCGACGACGGCGCGGCGGCGATCGAGGCCTGCGCGCGTTCGCAAGCCGCCGGCGCCATCCTCGTCATCACCGGGCTCACGCGCGACGGCGCATCGGCCGTGGCGAAGAGCGAGTGCACGAGCCGCACGCCCGTGCTCACGCTGAACCAGCCCACTGAAGACACGGGCGTCCATCCGCAGCTCTACTCGATCTCGCTCTCCCTCGAGCAGGAGGCAAGGCAAGCGGCCCTGCTCGCCGTCTCCGAGGGCTGGCATTCGGCGATCCTCATCGCTTCGAAATCGGCCCTGGCCCAGCGCGTGCAAGCCGCCTTCGAGCAGGAGTGGGTGCGCGCCGCCGGTGAGGTCGCCGGCCGCGTCACGTTCAGCGGCGGTCCGGAGGATGCTCCGCTGGTGAAGGAGCGCCTCGCGCAGATGAGCCGCGGCGACATGGTCTTCCTCGCGCTCGACTCGCCCGATTCCCGCCTCGTGCGTCCGTACGTCTCGGGCATGTTGCCGGTCTATGCCACCTCGCTCAGCGTCGATCCGCGCGCCGAGGCCACTGTCAACGTGGACCTGCAGGGTGTGCGTTATGTGGACATGCCCTGGTTCGTCCAACCCGACCATCCCGCCGTCATGGTGTATCCGCAGCCGCGCACGCCCATGCCGGTGGATTTCGAGCGCCTGTACGCACTCGGCATCGATGCCTACCGCATCGCCACCGTGCTGGTGCAGGGGGATCGCTCCAAGCTCACGCTGGACGGCGTCACCGGCAAGATCACCCTCGAGGGCAACCAGTTCGCGCGCGCCCTCATCCCGGCCGAAGTCGACGGCGGGCGCGTGGTCCCGCTTCGCAACCGCTGA
- a CDS encoding carbohydrate ABC transporter permease, with amino-acid sequence MGVRLQPYLFFYPSLLLVAAVSFVPLFYAVRQSFHAADYLQTGAFVGFANYIALFTTGGGLTNTGRSIVFVLGTLALTMPLGIGLALLLNQDIKYRGFFRTVLMIPWIVSQLVTGLLWMWLYDGRVGPVAHALSQIGIKISGPLTDTSWAMASLIVANTWHSYPLVMVFTLAALQTIPPEVREASRIDAASSWRRFLHVTLPLIRNTVMVALVLTTLHTFNTVTTVLIMTGGGPAEVTDVLALRVFKEGFTFYRMEVASAAAVLIFGLNIAFSIAYIRVLRSDRA; translated from the coding sequence ATGGGGGTACGGCTCCAGCCGTACCTCTTCTTCTACCCGTCGCTGCTGCTGGTCGCCGCGGTCTCGTTCGTCCCGCTGTTCTACGCGGTGCGGCAGAGCTTCCACGCGGCCGACTACCTGCAGACCGGCGCCTTCGTCGGGTTCGCGAACTACATCGCCCTCTTCACCACGGGCGGCGGGCTCACGAACACCGGGCGCTCGATCGTCTTCGTGCTCGGCACGCTGGCGCTCACCATGCCGCTGGGCATCGGGCTGGCCCTGCTGCTGAACCAGGACATCAAGTACCGCGGCTTCTTCCGCACGGTGCTGATGATTCCCTGGATCGTCTCGCAGCTCGTGACGGGCCTGCTGTGGATGTGGCTCTACGACGGGCGCGTGGGACCCGTGGCGCACGCGCTCTCGCAGATCGGCATCAAGATCTCCGGACCGCTCACCGATACGTCGTGGGCGATGGCGAGCCTCATCGTCGCCAACACCTGGCACTCCTATCCGCTCGTGATGGTGTTCACGCTCGCGGCGCTGCAGACCATTCCGCCGGAAGTGCGCGAGGCCTCGCGCATCGACGCGGCCTCGTCCTGGAGGCGTTTCCTGCACGTGACCCTGCCGTTGATTCGCAACACCGTGATGGTCGCGCTCGTCCTCACGACGCTGCACACGTTCAACACGGTGACCACGGTGCTGATCATGACCGGGGGCGGCCCCGCGGAAGTGACGGACGTGCTGGCCCTGCGCGTCTTCAAGGAAGGCTTCACATTCTACCGCATGGAGGTCGCCTCGGCCGCCGCGGTGCTGATCTTCGGGCTGAACATCGCGTTCAGCATCGCCTACATCCGCGTGCTGAGGAGCGACCGTGCCTAG
- a CDS encoding IclR family transcriptional regulator: MPSRIATKNTKPTGTGALDKGLNLLALVCDSPQPQRFTDLLKETKLPKATLHRLLGALVAHKLLAVDDRDGTYRVGLRALEMAQKSWEGLDIRGAAADEILWLGDETGETVHLAVIDDIEVVYIDKVESRQRIRMFSAIGKRGPLHCTGVGKAMLAFVDEAARGPLIDRLPLKRFTQHTFAAKTALVKHLAEIRRVGYAKDLEEHELGIRCAAAPIFDYRGRVVASVSVTAPSFRLTLEHLEKIAPAVVTAARNITRKLGGRA, from the coding sequence ATGCCATCGCGTATCGCAACGAAAAACACCAAGCCCACCGGCACCGGTGCGCTCGACAAGGGGTTGAACCTCCTCGCGCTCGTTTGCGATTCGCCGCAGCCGCAACGGTTCACCGACCTGCTGAAGGAAACGAAGCTGCCGAAGGCCACGCTGCACCGGCTGCTCGGCGCATTGGTCGCGCACAAGCTGCTGGCGGTCGACGATCGCGACGGGACTTACCGCGTCGGCCTGCGCGCGCTCGAGATGGCGCAGAAGTCGTGGGAGGGCCTCGACATCCGCGGCGCGGCGGCCGACGAGATCCTGTGGCTGGGAGACGAGACGGGCGAGACGGTCCACCTCGCGGTCATCGACGACATCGAAGTCGTCTACATCGACAAGGTCGAGAGCCGGCAGCGCATCCGCATGTTCTCGGCGATCGGCAAGCGCGGCCCGCTGCATTGCACCGGGGTCGGCAAGGCGATGCTCGCGTTCGTGGATGAGGCCGCGCGCGGCCCGCTGATCGACCGCCTGCCGCTGAAGCGCTTCACGCAGCACACCTTCGCCGCCAAGACGGCGCTCGTGAAGCACCTGGCCGAGATCCGCCGCGTGGGCTATGCCAAGGATCTCGAGGAGCATGAGCTGGGCATCCGCTGCGCGGCGGCTCCGATCTTCGACTACCGCGGCCGCGTCGTGGCGAGCGTGAGCGTTACGGCGCCGTCGTTTCGCCTCACGCTCGAGCACCTGGAGAAGATCGCCCCGGCGGTCGTGACCGCCGCGCGCAACATCACGCGCAAGCTCGGCGGCCGCGCCTGA
- a CDS encoding extracellular solute-binding protein produces MSFRTIQALLATAALAVAATAHAQKIELWTFVGPGEANVRERAMDQVIKTFKAKNPGVEVNVTVMPWQQLAPTLLRASKAGQVPDVAMLYSPSMPAHIAAGTLSPLKTYMDAWTPAQKSDLVTLPETRDRAGNVFGIPWEMRVSGLGYRDDLLKAAGKRPPQSIKEWGEVASAVATPDIAGIAIGFSPEAPSVAAGWFLTTLVGSGVKVLTDDGKAAFNTPQAEKLVQWVLDLSANGKQAIPQNVALQGLEQAQTLFIAQKAAFLPQSSQRFEFIRERSKLGDKVKLAPYPGWEEGKPSPALVQSWSLVIPKGAKNPAAAWKFIDHWTSTAVQVESAKTAGYVPVRTSSLSDPWFNDPKADVIRWAVDYAGKNPLKFNFPDNTDALYDTWAKMFGQVLTGKMTPKEALAWAETEYNRRGGR; encoded by the coding sequence ATGTCTTTCCGCACGATCCAGGCCCTCCTGGCCACGGCCGCGCTCGCCGTCGCCGCCACCGCCCACGCCCAGAAGATCGAGCTGTGGACCTTCGTCGGTCCCGGCGAGGCCAACGTGCGCGAGCGCGCGATGGACCAGGTCATCAAGACCTTCAAGGCGAAGAATCCCGGCGTCGAGGTGAATGTCACCGTGATGCCGTGGCAGCAGCTGGCGCCCACGCTGCTGCGCGCGTCGAAGGCCGGCCAGGTTCCGGACGTGGCGATGCTCTATTCGCCCTCGATGCCCGCGCACATCGCGGCGGGCACGCTTTCACCGCTCAAGACCTACATGGATGCGTGGACGCCCGCGCAGAAGAGCGACCTCGTGACGCTGCCCGAAACGCGCGACCGCGCGGGCAACGTGTTCGGCATCCCGTGGGAAATGCGCGTGTCGGGGCTCGGCTACCGCGACGACCTGCTGAAGGCCGCGGGCAAGCGCCCGCCGCAATCGATCAAGGAGTGGGGCGAGGTGGCCAGTGCCGTCGCCACGCCCGACATCGCCGGCATCGCGATCGGCTTCAGCCCCGAGGCGCCGTCCGTTGCCGCGGGCTGGTTCCTCACCACGCTCGTCGGCTCCGGCGTGAAAGTGCTCACCGACGACGGCAAGGCCGCGTTCAACACGCCGCAGGCCGAGAAGCTGGTGCAGTGGGTGCTGGATCTCAGCGCCAACGGCAAGCAGGCGATCCCGCAGAACGTGGCACTCCAGGGCCTCGAGCAGGCACAGACGCTCTTCATCGCGCAGAAGGCCGCATTCCTGCCGCAGTCCTCGCAGCGCTTCGAATTCATTCGCGAGCGCTCCAAGCTCGGCGACAAGGTGAAGCTCGCGCCGTACCCCGGCTGGGAAGAGGGCAAGCCCTCGCCCGCGCTGGTGCAGAGCTGGAGCCTCGTGATCCCGAAGGGTGCGAAGAATCCCGCGGCCGCGTGGAAGTTCATCGACCACTGGACCTCGACCGCCGTGCAAGTGGAATCCGCGAAGACCGCGGGCTACGTTCCGGTGCGCACGAGCTCGCTCTCCGATCCGTGGTTCAACGACCCGAAGGCCGACGTGATCCGCTGGGCCGTGGACTACGCGGGCAAGAACCCGCTCAAGTTCAACTTCCCCGACAACACCGACGCGCTCTACGACACGTGGGCCAAGATGTTCGGCCAGGTGCTCACCGGCAAGATGACGCCGAAGGAAGCGCTGGCCTGGGCCGAGACCGAGTACAACCGACGCGGGGGACGTTGA